From the Octopus sinensis linkage group LG28, ASM634580v1, whole genome shotgun sequence genome, one window contains:
- the LOC115225771 gene encoding uncharacterized protein LOC115225771, translating to MESNNDNWSEKLSETIQRIRKYVIFVLTYVAYCITRYIVLLFQRISWGIMGVEYIRRDARRGLQYKQSAHVQDIIWRRKLYDISIAHPVNFITVHNGFKHPTYVLKQKVTLYCLTKHEAVFVETTENVDIYNSDVIPAFHNAQFKHAQKIITMPLASFHKMASDLGDPRMPIIWISRTWRCGSAIMRQMFESIPGTMVIGEPDALTSLSNLERDQIISKSEYKQLLESTIRILCKPNERAKMVCIKTRPCCFRMVPDIYSTQPSIRHIFMYRNSLKTVTSVLGTTLNSNILFQIVRFIVDNNSLSKILPCVRRKMYDMFGHLNKSDKTLKDTAPNFSSVGIIIAGWASSVSKCEELRTYNIPILPVIFEDLIKYPRKTCELLFEYFHIPEENVTLAVDGFRKDTRRASTILARLPLKNETRRNIEPEKRAEADAILKKYSLPKLGERYEIPGFLSID from the coding sequence ATGGAATCAAACAATGACAACTGGtcagaaaaattatcagaaaccaTTCAGAGGATCCGTAAATATGTGATATTCGTTCTCACATATGTGGCTTACTGTATCACACGATACATCGTGTTGTTATTCCAGCGGATATCATGGGGCATCATGGGAGTAGAGTACATTCGCAGGGACGCTCGCCGGGGACTCCAATATAAGCAGAGTGCACATGTCCAAGATATAATTTGGAGAAGGAAGTTGTATGATATCAGCATAGCACATCCAGTGAATTTCATTACGGtccataatggtttcaaacaccCGACATATGTCTTGAAACAGAAGGTGACACTCTATTGTCTCACTAAACATGAAGCTGTATTTGTTGAGACGACAGAAAATGTCGACATATACAACTCAGATGTAATCCCAGCATTTCATAATGCTCAGTTTAAACATGCTCAAAAGATTATTACCATGCCATTAGCTTCTTTCCATAaaatggcttctgatcttggTGATCCACGCATGCCCATCATCTGGATTTCTCGAACGTGGCGCTGTGGTTCAGCAATCATGCGACAGATGTTTGAAAGTATACCTGGTACAATGGTAATTGGTGAGCCAGATGCTTTAACAAGTTTAAGCAACCTGGAACGAGATCAAATCATTTCAAAGTCAGAATATAAGCAGCTTCTAGAAAGTACCATTCGAATTCTTTGTAAACCAAATGAACGAGCTAAGATGGTGTGTATCAAGACCAGACCATGTTGCTTCCGAATGGTGCCTGACATCTATTCCACACAGCCATCCattagacatatatttatgtaccgaAACAGCCTAAAGACAGTCACATCCGTTCTAGGAACCACACTGAATTCTAACATTCTCTTCCAAATTGTTCGTTTTATTGTTGACAACAACAGCCTCTCCAAAATACTGCCGTGTGTGCGCCGTAAGATGTATGACATGTTTGGTCATTTAAACAAAAGTGACAAAACATTGAAAGATACTGCACCAAACTTCAGCTCTGTTGGAATCATCATTGCTGGTTGGGCTTCGAGTGTTTCAAAATGTGAGGAACTTCGTACATACAACATACCAATTCTACCAGTTATTTTTGAAGACCTCATTAAATATCCACGTAAAACTTGTGAGCTTCTCTTTGAATATTTCCATATTCCTGAAGAAAATGTAACTTTGGCAGTTGATGGTTTTCGAAAGGACACAAGACGAGCATCAACAATTCTTGCCAGGTTACCATTAAAGAATGAAacaagaaggaatattgaaccaGAAAAACGAGCTGAGGCTGAtgctattttaaagaaatattctttACCAAAATTAGGGGAACGTTATGAAATTCCAGGATTTTTAAGTATTGATTga